In a genomic window of Helianthus annuus cultivar XRQ/B chromosome 10, HanXRQr2.0-SUNRISE, whole genome shotgun sequence:
- the LOC110886479 gene encoding aldehyde dehydrogenase family 7 member B4 gives MSFAKEYEFLTEIGIQPRNSGCFVNGVWKGSGSVVSSVNPANNKPIAEVVEASPQDYEEGMKACFEASKIWMQLPAPKRGEIVRQIGDALRAKLEYLGRLLSLEMGKILPEGIGEVQEVIDMCDFAVGLSRQLNGSVIPSERPNHMMLEMWNPLGVVGVITAFNFPCAVLGWNACIALVCGNCVVWKGAPTTPLITIAMTKLVGEVLEKNNLPAAIFTSFCGGAEIGQAIAKDTRIPLVSFTGSSKVGLSVQQTVSQRFGKCLLELSGNNALIVMDDADIKLAVRSVLFAAVGTAGQRCTTCRRLLVHEKVYDSVVDQLLEAYKQVKIGDPLEKGTLLGPLHTRASRENFENGIKVIKSQGGKILTGGSVIESEGNFVQPTIVEISPSADVVKEELFGPVLYVLKFKTFEEAVEINNSVPQGLSSSVFTRSPEVIFKWIGPKGSDCGIVNVNIPTNGAEIGGAFGGEKGTGGGREAGSDSWKQYMRRSTCTINYGSELPLAQGINFG, from the exons ATGAGTTTCGCTAAAGAGTACGAGTTCTTGACGGAAATCGGTATCCAGCCTCGAAACTCCGGATGTTTTGTAAACGGCGTCTGGAAAGGAAGTGGTTCCGTTGTATCCTCTGTTAATCCTGCTAACAACAAG CCCATTGCTGAAGTGGTAGAAGCTTCGCCTCAAGATTATGAGGAGGGCATGAAGGCTTGTTTTGAAGCCTCGAAGATTTGGATGCAA CTTCCTGCACCAAAGCGAGGTGAGATTGTTAGACAGATTGGTGATGCATTGAGAGCCAAGCTTGAGTACCTTGGTCGGCTTTTATCGCTTGAGATGGGAAAGATTCTTCCAGAAGGAATAGGAGAAGTTCAA GAAGTTATTGATATGTGTGACTTTGCTGTTGGGTTAAGCCGGCAATTAAATGGATCAGTCATACCATCTGAAC GTCCAAATCATATGATGCTCGAG ATGTGGAATCCTCTTGGAGTAGTTGGTGTCATTACAGCCTTCAATTTTCCTTGTGCTGTTCTTG GATGGAATGCATGCATTGCTTTAGTCTGCGGAAATTGTGTTGTTTG GAAAGGTGCTCCAACTACACCTTTAATAACAATTGCTATGACCAAATTAGTTGGAGAAGTGCTAGAAAAGAACAATTTACCAGCTGCTATTTTCACCTCGTTTTGTGGGGGTGCGGAAATCGGTCAAGCGATAGCAAAAGATACGCGCATACCTTTGGTTTCCTTCACCGGGAGTTCAAAG GTAGGTCTCTCCGTTCAACAGACTGTGAGTCAACGGTTTGGTAAATGCCTGCTTGAGTTAAGTGGTAACAATGCTCTCATAGTCATGGATGATGCCGACATTAAACTCGCTGTTCGTTCTGTCTTGTTTGCTGCTGTTGGTACAGCTGGCCAACGCTGCACAACATGTCGTAGACTG cTTGTTCATGAAAAAGTTTACGACTCTGTTGTTGATCAACTGCTGGAAGCATATAAACAAGTCAAAATCGGGGACCCGTTAGAGAAAGGTACATTGCTTGGACCTTTGCACACTCGAGCATCAAGGGAGAACTTTGAGAATGGAATAAAAGTTATTAAATCGCAG GGAGGGAAAATCCTCACAGGTGGTTCAGTTATAGAATCTGAAGGAAACTTTGTACAGCCTACAATAGTTGAAATTTCACCGAGTGCTGATGTTGTGAAAGAAGAACTCTTTGGTCCTGTCCTATATGTCTTGAAATTCAAG ACTTTTGAAGAAGCTGTTGAAATAAACAACTCGGTGCCTCAAGGATTGTCTAGTTCTGTATTCACACGCTCGCCTGAGGTTATCTTTAAATGGATCGG GCCAAAAGGAAGTGACTGTGGTATTGTTAATGTAAATATACCAACTAATGGTGCTGAAATCGGTGGTGCTTTTGGTGGTGAAAAGGGTACCGGGGGTGGTCGTGAAGCAGGAAGCGACTCTTGGAAACAGTATATGAGACGGTCAACTTG TACAATAAACTACGGGAGCGAACTACCACTTGCACAAGGGATCAACTTCGGCTAG